The Geobacillus genomosp. 3 genome segment ACAGCGAGCTTTCATTTTTCAATACCGTCGATGAAAACAGCTTCGCGAGCCCGAGCGCCACGACGATGCCGAGCACATAAAGCGAAAACACGACCAACGCCTGATCGCGAACGAAAAACGTGCCGGCAAACAAGGCGTACACCGGCAGGCGAGCCGAACACGACATAAACGGCAACACCAATATTGTCATGAGCCGCTCTTTCGGCTGCTCAATCGTCCGCGCTGCCATCACTCCGGGAACGTTGCAGCCAAACCCGATGATCATCGGGATGAACGCTTTTCCGTTTAGCCCGATCGCTTCCATCACCCGGTCCATGACCATCGCGACACGCGCCATATATCCGGAATCTTCAAGCAGCGAAATAAAAAAGAACAAAATGAAAATTTGCGGCACAAATACAAGCACGCCGCCGACTCCGGCCACGATGCCGTCCAAGACGAGCGCCTCGACAAACGGCGACGCCCCCGCCCAGTCGAGAAAACGGGACAACCCATCCGCAAGCGGGCCGGAGAAAAAAGCGTCAAGCTGATCGGCAAGCGGCGTCCCCAGCCAGTTAAACGTCAGCATAAACACGATGTACATCAACGCCAAAAAAATCGGCAAGCCGATATAACGGTTCGTCACGATGGCATCGATTTTCTCCGTCCATGTCAACGGCTTATGTTTGAACTCAATGGCCGAAGCGGCGATCACCTCAGCGATCCAACGGTCGCGCGCCTCATAAATCTGCTTGGCGAGCGCGCCGCCAAGCGCCCGCTCCGTCTCCGCGCGAATCGCCGCGAGCGGCGAAAGGTCCATGCGATTATGCAAATACGCAGCCATGCGTTCATTTCCTTCAAGGAACTGCAGCGCCACCCACCGTTTGTCCCCCGGCACATCATCCGGCAGCTGTTCCGCGATGCGGCAGATGGCGTTCTCCACCTCGATGCCGTAGTCAATCATCACCGAAGGGCGAGAGCTGTCTTTGGCCGCCAAAACAGCGCGGACTAATTCATTCGTTCCTTTTCCGGTCCGGGCGATGACAGGGACGACCGGGACGCCAAGATCGTTCGACAGCTTCGCCGCGTCCACTTTCACCCCTCGCTTTTCCGCCACATCGACCATGTTTAACGCGATGACGAGCGGGCGGCCAAATTCCAGCAGCTGAACGGTTAAATGCAAATTGCGATGCAGTTGGGACGCATCAATGATATTGACGATCGCCGAGCACGATTCCGTCAACAAAAAGTCCGTCGCCACTCCTTCGTCGCGCGACAGCGGGTGAAGCGAATAAATGCCGGGCAAATCAACAAGCGGCACGCCGTGCTGGCGAAGCACCCCCACCTTTTTCTCGACCGTCACGCCGCTCCAGTTGCCGACGTATTCATAAGAACCGGTTAAGCAGTTAAACAGCGACGTTTTGCCGGTGTTCGGGTTGCCCAATAAGGCGATGTAAGACATTTAGCCCACCTCGATCGACGACGCCTCTTTGCGCCGCAAGCCGATCGCCTGTCCGTCGACTTCGATCATCACCGGTCCGCCGAACGGCATCGCGGTTTTCAGCCGCACCGTTTTTCCTTCTTTCACCCCGAGGTGAAGAAGACGCTGCTTCACCGCTTCATGTTCAATCGCCAACCGGACAACGACCGCTGTTTCCCCTTTATGCAAATCGGTCAGCACCATCATGTGTCCCCTCCCGTTTACCGCCATGCTAGCAGAACAATAATGATTCTTTTTCTCAATTCCTGCTTCTAGCATAGCATATCGAACGAAAGAGGGAGTGATTTTTTTCACCATCTGGCCCCATTGTCACGATTTTTTCACAATTTTCCAGAACAGCAAAAAAGCTGTCTCCAAAGAGGATTACTCGCTTTCGGAGGCAGCTTTTTTATCATCATCACTTCGAAGGAACGTACCCCCATCATCCCTGTTTTTCAAACGAACGTCCTCCGCCTTCTCTTCACAACGCTCCATCAAACGGAAACACGATCCGCCTGGCAAGTTGTGGGAAATCAATGAACGGATTGCGGTTGCCTTGGATGAAGAAAATCGCACTGT includes the following:
- the feoB gene encoding ferrous iron transport protein B; the protein is MSYIALLGNPNTGKTSLFNCLTGSYEYVGNWSGVTVEKKVGVLRQHGVPLVDLPGIYSLHPLSRDEGVATDFLLTESCSAIVNIIDASQLHRNLHLTVQLLEFGRPLVIALNMVDVAEKRGVKVDAAKLSNDLGVPVVPVIARTGKGTNELVRAVLAAKDSSRPSVMIDYGIEVENAICRIAEQLPDDVPGDKRWVALQFLEGNERMAAYLHNRMDLSPLAAIRAETERALGGALAKQIYEARDRWIAEVIAASAIEFKHKPLTWTEKIDAIVTNRYIGLPIFLALMYIVFMLTFNWLGTPLADQLDAFFSGPLADGLSRFLDWAGASPFVEALVLDGIVAGVGGVLVFVPQIFILFFFISLLEDSGYMARVAMVMDRVMEAIGLNGKAFIPMIIGFGCNVPGVMAARTIEQPKERLMTILVLPFMSCSARLPVYALFAGTFFVRDQALVVFSLYVLGIVVALGLAKLFSSTVLKNESSLFVIELPPYRVPQALTLWRSTWEKGKGFIRKAGTFIFGGSVAIWLLTYVGPHGVGVAMDDSLLAALGGVVAPLLSPLGFGAWQAGAALITGFLAKEVVVSTMNIIYHVHEASGLKEVIAAQFTPLSAFSFMVFVLLYTPCLATVATIRKETGSRKWTLLSVGCALAVAYIISLAVYQLGRLLGYQ
- a CDS encoding FeoA family protein; the encoded protein is MVLTDLHKGETAVVVRLAIEHEAVKQRLLHLGVKEGKTVRLKTAMPFGGPVMIEVDGQAIGLRRKEASSIEVG